From a region of the Lactuca sativa cultivar Salinas chromosome 4, Lsat_Salinas_v11, whole genome shotgun sequence genome:
- the LOC128133449 gene encoding uncharacterized protein LOC128133449 translates to MAHKDPHSLSFNLSSSIGSTIRIPILFPNDYEVWALHFEDYVLGLEDYGSTIWHAITQETYKHMDTKMQIKTLVEHTVPQDEKDKLMSNIKAMRIIRIALPQDIFCLVSACETAKAIWDRLKELYSSDADLEHSVQTMLLSEFGAFVQKYEEKLDQTFNRFNHLLSRMVKNNLKHEIIEQKVTFMNGLRSEWKAFVSTVKAHEEFKSYTLAKLVGILRSHEEEVTKEMKVVSSMGSLALVAKGKKTAEEDSESDLSESEISKEDKALLVSNPKNFYKKNFLATEISTCKLDCEIGKGLYKIILAFIELKEDEIDADCYNCESIVSLDDIYNSYWAGLVKIEKYVQSKDHKNMLKKMLNEKDKEQIILSTMQKYDSLCKKLNLENTFDSKNVSGIDKSDMSEIFVEDGIDFSTFVQNANKPKKNLISENSIEFLNCSKQRFKCFERKSNCFFESPNCSESSFC, encoded by the exons ATGGCTCACAAAGATCCTCACTCTCTTTCATTCAATCTCTCAAGCAGTATTGGATCAACGATAAGGATTCCAATTTTGTTTCCAAACGATTATGAAGTTTGGGCActccactttgaagattatgttcttgGATTAGAAGATTACGGTTCCACAATATGGCATGCAATTAcacaagaaacatacaaacatatggatACCAAAATGCAAATCAAAACTCTTGTTGAACACACTGTTCCACAAGATGAGAAGGATAAACTGATGAGTAATATAAAAGCAATGAGAATCATTCGAATTGCTCTTCCTCAAGACATTTTTTGTCTTGTGAGTGCATGTGAAACTGCTAAAGCTATTTGGGATAGGTTGAAGGAGTTATACTCCAGTGATGCTGATTTGGAACATTCCGTGCAAACAATGCTCCTATCAGAATTTGGAGCATTTGTACAAAAGTATGAAGAGAAACTGGATCAGACGTTCAATCGCTTCAATCACTTGTTAAGCAGGATGGTTAAGAACAATCTCAAGCATGAAATAATTGAacaaaaagtcacatttatgaatggaCTCAGATCCGAATGGAAGGCTTTTGTTTCTACAGTGAAGGCACACGAAGAATTTAAGAGCTATACGTTGGCCAAACTCGTGGGCATTTTGAGATCACACGAAGAAGAAGTAACAAAGGAAATGAAAGTTGTATCAAGCATGGGATCCTTGGCGTTGGTTGCAAAGGGAAAGAAGACTGCTGAAGAAGATTCTGAATCAGACCTTTCGGAAAGTGAAATCTCAAAAGAAGACAAGGCTCTTTTGGTGTCTAATCCCAAAAATTTCTATAAGAAGAACTTTCTCGCTACAGAAATAAGTACATGCAAG ttggattgtgaaatagggaaaggTCTGTATAAAATTATTTTAGCCTTTATTGAATTgaaagaggatgaaatcgatgctgactGTTATAATTGCGAATCTATTGTTTCATTAGATGACATTTATAATTCATACTGGGCTGGACTTGTGAAAATCGAAAAATACGtacagtccaaagaccacaaaaacatgttaaaaaaaatgttgaaTGAAAAAGATAAAGAACAAATCATATTAAGTACAATGCAAAAATATGACTCATTATGCAAGAAATTAAATTTAGAAAATACTTTTGATTCCAAAAACGTTTCTGGTATTGATAaaagtgatatgagtgaaatttttgttgAGGATGGAATTGATTTTTCTACTTTTGTGCAAAATGCTAATAAACCTAagaaaaatctgatttctgaaaactcAATTGAATTTCTTAATTGTTCAAAACAAAGGTtcaaatgttttgaaagaaaaagcAACTGTTTTTTCGAAAGTCCAAACTGTTCTGAATCAAGTTTTTGTTAA